From a single Polyangiaceae bacterium genomic region:
- a CDS encoding ankyrin repeat domain-containing protein: protein MAKSLYTAAGWGSLDEITRFLANGVDVDQRFGVGMTALMNAAYAGHTEAVRLLLEAGASVNLANPHGVTALAAAARHANGEVVELLLARGADLELENEQGETPLLVAATYGLASMVRQLLAAGANPHHRSRLGWTSLMCATFNQREGYFPRDSMLALIEAGVAVNACADAHTSAYALAFRLKDKRKLELLVRYGATSRASV, encoded by the coding sequence GTGGCCAAGTCACTCTACACCGCCGCTGGCTGGGGTAGCCTAGACGAAATCACTCGTTTCCTGGCGAACGGTGTCGATGTGGATCAGCGGTTCGGCGTCGGGATGACCGCGCTCATGAACGCGGCTTACGCCGGACACACGGAAGCCGTCCGGCTCTTGCTCGAGGCTGGCGCATCAGTCAACCTTGCGAATCCGCACGGTGTGACCGCCCTTGCTGCAGCTGCGCGCCACGCCAATGGCGAGGTGGTCGAGCTCCTTCTGGCGCGCGGCGCCGATCTAGAACTCGAGAATGAGCAAGGTGAGACGCCGTTACTAGTAGCGGCGACGTACGGACTTGCATCAATGGTCAGGCAACTGCTCGCTGCGGGTGCCAATCCACATCACCGCTCTCGACTTGGCTGGACCTCCTTGATGTGCGCAACGTTCAACCAGAGGGAAGGGTACTTTCCTCGGGACTCAATGCTCGCGCTTATTGAGGCTGGCGTGGCCGTGAACGCTTGCGCTGACGCGCATACGAGCGCGTACGCACTTGCGTTTCGCCTCAAGGACAAGAGAAAGCTCGAGCTGCTTGTGCGGTACGGCGCCACGTCTCGCGCCTCCGTTTGA